From one Proteobacteria bacterium CG1_02_64_396 genomic stretch:
- a CDS encoding preprotein translocase subunit YajC — protein sequence MLDWLITPAYAQAGAAQGNGMEGIFMMVLIFVIFYFLLIRPQQKRVKEHRAMVEAIKPGDKVMTGGGIIGTVRGVDDNNMKVEIAEGIVVKVRRDTVASKED from the coding sequence ATGCTCGACTGGCTGATTACCCCCGCCTATGCCCAAGCTGGTGCCGCTCAGGGCAATGGCATGGAAGGGATCTTCATGATGGTCCTGATCTTCGTGATCTTTTACTTCCTGCTCATCCGGCCCCAGCAAAAGCGCGTCAAGGAGCACCGGGCTATGGTCGAGGCAATTAAGCCCGGCGATAAGGTGATGACCGGCGGCGGCATCATCGGTACCGTCCGGGGTGTCGACGACAACAACATGAAGGTCGAAATCGCCGAAGGGATCGTGGTGAAGGTCCGCCGCGATACCGTCGCCAGTAAAGAGGACTGA
- a CDS encoding protein-export membrane protein SecD yields MNEFPRWKMVTIVFVTLVAMLFAFPNLLSPETRDKLPSWLPSQGVNLGLDLRGGIHLVLQVQVEKALRRTVEGDTDEVRNAVREEKLRYGGVDVVDDHTMAVLVGEGESERLQTAMAKALPNYTIAPGEHAGKAALLLTLTPLSMEEIKKNAVDQAIETIRNRIDQFGVSEPVIQREGQDRVLVQLPGVKDTRRAKALIGRTALLEFKMVDEQGDLSAALAGRVPPGDALQYSKPAAGQSATPYLLKKRVALTGDLLTDARVAIDPQDNQPLVHITFNRKGGRKFADLTAESVGKRMAIVLDGVVYSAPVIREKIEGGRAQISGSFTPEEAHDLAIVLRAGALPAPVVVAEERTVGPSLGQDSIDAGMTSIIVGGVIVLIFMALYYRVFGVIADIALVFNIVILVAVLSMLQATLTLPGMAGIVLTIGMAVDANVLIFERIREELLLGRTPIAAIHSGYDKAFVTIMDSNITTLIAALVLFGFGTGPVKGFAVTLSIGILASMFTAILVTRWLVHLTYGRRRRVQSLAI; encoded by the coding sequence ATGAACGAATTTCCCCGCTGGAAAATGGTGACCATTGTCTTCGTGACCCTGGTCGCCATGTTGTTTGCCTTCCCCAATCTGCTCTCCCCCGAAACCCGTGACAAGCTCCCCTCCTGGCTGCCCAGCCAAGGGGTGAACCTGGGTCTGGATCTGCGCGGCGGCATCCATCTGGTGTTGCAGGTGCAGGTCGAAAAGGCGCTGCGCCGGACGGTGGAGGGTGATACCGACGAGGTTCGTAACGCCGTTCGTGAAGAGAAGCTGCGCTACGGTGGGGTTGACGTGGTCGACGACCACACCATGGCGGTGCTGGTCGGCGAGGGGGAATCGGAGCGGTTGCAGACGGCGATGGCCAAGGCGCTGCCCAATTACACCATCGCACCGGGGGAACATGCCGGTAAGGCGGCGCTGCTGCTGACCTTGACCCCCCTATCGATGGAGGAGATCAAGAAAAATGCGGTCGATCAGGCCATCGAGACGATCCGCAACCGCATCGACCAGTTCGGTGTCTCCGAGCCGGTGATTCAGCGTGAGGGTCAGGATCGGGTGCTGGTTCAACTGCCGGGGGTAAAAGATACCCGCCGCGCCAAGGCGCTGATCGGTCGTACCGCCCTGCTCGAATTCAAGATGGTCGACGAACAGGGGGATCTTTCCGCCGCCCTGGCGGGGCGGGTTCCCCCCGGCGACGCGTTGCAATACAGCAAACCGGCTGCCGGACAGAGCGCGACCCCCTACCTGCTGAAAAAACGGGTGGCCTTGACCGGCGATCTACTCACCGACGCCCGGGTCGCCATCGACCCCCAAGACAATCAGCCGCTGGTGCACATCACCTTCAACCGCAAGGGGGGGCGTAAATTCGCCGACCTGACCGCCGAGAGTGTCGGCAAGCGGATGGCGATTGTGCTCGATGGGGTGGTCTATTCTGCCCCCGTCATCCGCGAAAAGATCGAGGGGGGACGGGCGCAGATTTCGGGGTCGTTCACCCCCGAAGAGGCCCACGACTTGGCCATCGTCCTGCGGGCCGGAGCCCTACCCGCTCCGGTGGTGGTTGCCGAGGAACGGACGGTCGGTCCCTCGCTGGGTCAGGACTCCATCGACGCCGGGATGACCTCGATCATCGTCGGTGGTGTGATCGTCTTGATCTTCATGGCGCTGTACTACCGGGTTTTTGGGGTCATCGCCGACATCGCCCTGGTCTTCAATATCGTCATTCTGGTGGCGGTGCTGTCGATGTTGCAGGCAACCCTGACCCTGCCCGGTATGGCGGGGATCGTGCTGACCATCGGTATGGCGGTCGACGCCAACGTGCTGATTTTTGAACGCATCCGCGAGGAATTGCTGCTGGGGCGAACCCCGATTGCAGCCATCCACAGCGGTTACGACAAGGCGTTCGTGACGATCATGGATTCAAACATCACCACCTTGATTGCCGCCCTGGTGCTCTTCGGTTTCGGTACCGGCCCGGTCAAGGGGTTTGCCGTGACGCTGTCCATCGGCATCCTGGCCTCGATGTTCACCGCCATTCTGGTCACCCGCTGGCTGGTCCACCTGACCTACGGCCGCCGCCGCCGCGTCCAGAGCCTGGCGATCTAA
- a CDS encoding protein-export membrane protein SecF, protein MQLIPSNTSIDFIGRRKIAFAISGLMVLLALVALATKGLNWGIDFAGGTIVEVRLEQPRPVGDLRDALEMATIAGASIQHFGTETEFLIRMPNAEGADSGTISTQVLSALETGLGQGQVELRRVEFVGPAIGKELTEKGVLALLYALVAILFYVAWRFELRFALGADLALLHDVTITLGIFAITGKEFTLPVVAAVLTIIGYSLNDTIVVFDRIREIMVKLRKRPLVEIMNKAVNETLSRTVMTSFTTILVLVALFFLGGEIIHDFAFALLIGIGVGTYSSIFVAAPVVLAMEGKRQPKLPGSEGDDAAEGQAAAS, encoded by the coding sequence ATGCAACTGATTCCATCGAATACCAGCATCGATTTCATCGGTCGCCGCAAGATCGCGTTTGCGATCTCGGGCTTGATGGTGCTGCTCGCCCTGGTTGCCTTGGCGACCAAGGGGCTGAACTGGGGCATCGATTTCGCGGGGGGTACCATCGTCGAGGTGCGGCTGGAGCAACCCAGACCGGTGGGCGATCTGCGTGACGCCCTGGAGATGGCCACGATTGCCGGGGCCTCAATCCAGCATTTCGGCACCGAGACCGAGTTCTTGATCCGCATGCCCAACGCTGAAGGGGCCGACTCGGGGACGATCTCAACCCAGGTTCTATCGGCTCTTGAGACGGGGTTGGGTCAGGGTCAGGTCGAACTGCGCCGGGTTGAGTTTGTCGGCCCCGCCATCGGCAAGGAGCTAACCGAAAAAGGGGTGCTGGCGCTGCTTTATGCCCTGGTCGCCATTTTGTTTTACGTCGCCTGGCGCTTCGAGCTGCGCTTTGCCCTCGGAGCCGACTTGGCGCTGCTGCACGACGTGACCATCACCCTGGGGATCTTCGCGATCACCGGCAAGGAGTTCACCCTGCCGGTGGTGGCCGCCGTCCTGACCATCATCGGTTATTCGCTCAACGATACCATCGTGGTCTTCGACCGTATCCGCGAAATCATGGTGAAGCTGCGTAAACGCCCCTTGGTCGAAATCATGAACAAGGCGGTGAACGAAACCCTGTCGCGCACCGTCATGACCTCGTTCACCACCATCCTGGTGTTGGTGGCGCTGTTCTTCTTGGGGGGCGAGATCATCCACGACTTTGCCTTTGCCCTGCTGATTGGCATCGGTGTCGGGACCTACTCCTCGATCTTCGTTGCCGCCCCCGTGGTGCTGGCGATGGAGGGCAAGCGGCAACCCAAGCTGCCCGGTTCCGAGGGGGACGATGCCGCCGAAGGGCAGGCAGCAGCCTCGTAA
- a CDS encoding phosphoribosylpyrophosphate synthetase → MSLSRLKLISGTANPDLSKAISDHLGVNLAEVEIKRFSDGEIFAEVNENVRGSDAFILQPTSSPANDHLMELLILIDALKRASASRITAVIPYYGYARQDRKSAPRTPITAKLVADLLTTAGADRVLTMDLHAGQIQGFFNIPVDNIFAMPVILGALRERMTDPDKTVIVSPDVGGVVRARALAKRLGVNMAIIDKRRPKANVAEVMNIIGDIKGMDCILMDDMIDTAGTLTQAAAALKENGANRILAAATHPVLSGPAVERIKNSSIDEVLVTDTIALQANARGVDKLTVLSMAPLLGEAIRRISDEESVSSLFV, encoded by the coding sequence ATGTCCCTGAGCCGGTTGAAACTGATTTCGGGTACCGCCAACCCCGATCTCTCCAAGGCGATCTCCGATCACCTCGGGGTGAACCTCGCCGAGGTCGAGATTAAGCGGTTTTCCGATGGCGAGATCTTTGCCGAAGTGAACGAAAACGTCCGCGGTTCGGACGCCTTCATCCTTCAGCCGACCTCGTCGCCGGCCAACGACCATCTGATGGAATTGCTGATCCTGATCGACGCCCTCAAACGGGCCTCGGCCAGCCGGATCACCGCGGTTATTCCCTATTACGGGTATGCCCGCCAAGATCGTAAATCGGCGCCGCGCACCCCGATCACCGCCAAGCTGGTGGCCGATCTACTCACCACCGCCGGGGCCGACCGGGTGCTGACCATGGATTTGCACGCAGGGCAGATTCAGGGGTTCTTCAACATCCCGGTCGACAACATCTTTGCGATGCCGGTGATTCTTGGGGCGCTACGCGAGCGCATGACCGATCCCGACAAGACGGTGATCGTCTCCCCCGACGTGGGCGGCGTGGTTCGGGCGCGGGCCCTGGCCAAGCGGCTGGGGGTCAACATGGCGATCATCGACAAACGCCGTCCCAAGGCCAACGTGGCCGAGGTGATGAACATCATCGGCGACATCAAGGGGATGGACTGCATCTTGATGGACGACATGATCGACACCGCTGGAACCTTGACCCAGGCGGCTGCGGCTTTGAAAGAAAACGGCGCCAACCGGATTTTGGCGGCGGCGACCCACCCGGTACTTTCGGGGCCTGCGGTCGAGCGGATCAAAAACTCCTCCATCGACGAGGTGTTGGTGACCGACACGATCGCCTTGCAGGCCAACGCCCGAGGGGTCGACAAGCTTACGGTCCTGTCGATGGCCCCCCTGCTGGGCGAGGCAATCAGGCGGATTTCCGACGAGGAGTCGGTCAGCTCGTTGTTTGTTTAA
- a CDS encoding aminoacyl-tRNA hydrolase, with amino-acid sequence MPGTLIVGLGNPGTQYEGSRHNVGFLFVERMADLWGLPPFKKGLHQAQSARGRVEGESVALALPQTFMNRSGDTVVPFLNDLGIEGDRMLVVHDDMDLPLGHLRLKVGGGHGGHNGLRHIMARLGHGDFARLRVGIGKAASREETVNFVLGRFGKAEQALIDDAFDALRPHFKLLVHAEWNLAMNHINLIKPATT; translated from the coding sequence ATGCCTGGAACGCTGATCGTCGGCCTGGGTAATCCGGGCACGCAGTACGAAGGAAGCCGACACAATGTCGGCTTTCTTTTTGTGGAGCGTATGGCCGACTTGTGGGGGCTGCCCCCCTTCAAGAAGGGGCTCCATCAGGCTCAATCGGCCCGCGGGCGGGTCGAGGGTGAGTCGGTGGCGCTGGCCCTGCCCCAGACATTCATGAACCGCAGCGGCGACACCGTCGTCCCCTTCCTCAACGATCTGGGGATCGAGGGGGACCGTATGCTGGTGGTCCATGACGACATGGATCTGCCGCTGGGCCACCTGCGTTTGAAGGTCGGTGGTGGCCACGGCGGCCACAACGGCCTGCGCCACATCATGGCCCGCCTGGGCCACGGCGATTTCGCCCGTTTGCGGGTCGGAATTGGCAAGGCGGCCAGCCGGGAAGAGACGGTCAACTTTGTGCTCGGCCGTTTCGGCAAAGCGGAGCAGGCGCTGATCGACGACGCCTTCGACGCTTTGCGCCCCCATTTCAAGCTTTTGGTCCACGCCGAGTGGAATCTGGCGATGAACCACATCAACCTCATCAAACCCGCCACCACCTAA
- a CDS encoding redox-regulated ATPase YchF translates to MAITCGIVGLPNVGKSTLFNALTEAGAESANYPFCTIEPNVGVVQVPDPRLKKLAEIVKPRERVLPATMEFVDIAGLVRGASKGEGLGNQFLGHIRSVAAIAHVVRCFVDENVVHVEGGVDPIRDIEVIDTELMLADLQSVEKRLTASSKKLKSGDKDAKVQVPVLEKVAAALNDGVPIRAQGLRADDLEAIADLNLLTGKPLIYVANVAEGDLPGGNALVDQVRARAATEGAEVVVICAQIESELIEMEEEERREFLGELGMEQTGLDRMIFAAFKLLGLHTYFTAGVKEVRAWTVPVGATAPQAAGVIHTDFERGFIRAEVTGYDDFVACGGEQGAKEAGKLRLEGKEYVVHDGDVMHFRFNV, encoded by the coding sequence ATGGCCATTACCTGCGGCATCGTTGGCCTACCCAACGTCGGCAAATCGACCCTTTTCAACGCCCTGACCGAAGCGGGGGCCGAATCGGCCAACTACCCCTTCTGCACCATCGAGCCCAACGTCGGGGTGGTGCAGGTGCCCGATCCCCGCTTGAAAAAGCTGGCTGAGATCGTCAAACCCCGCGAGCGGGTGCTCCCCGCCACCATGGAGTTCGTCGACATCGCCGGCTTGGTGCGCGGCGCCTCGAAGGGGGAGGGGCTGGGCAACCAGTTTCTCGGTCACATCCGCTCGGTGGCGGCGATTGCCCATGTGGTGCGCTGCTTCGTGGACGAAAACGTCGTCCACGTCGAGGGGGGGGTCGATCCGATCCGCGACATCGAGGTGATCGACACCGAACTGATGCTCGCCGACCTGCAATCGGTGGAAAAACGGCTGACCGCATCGAGCAAGAAGCTCAAATCGGGCGACAAGGATGCCAAGGTTCAGGTGCCGGTGCTGGAGAAGGTTGCCGCCGCGCTCAACGACGGGGTGCCGATCCGGGCCCAAGGGCTACGCGCCGACGACCTGGAGGCCATTGCCGATCTCAACCTGCTTACCGGTAAGCCGCTGATTTATGTGGCCAACGTCGCCGAGGGCGATCTGCCGGGCGGCAACGCCCTGGTCGACCAGGTGCGTGCACGCGCCGCGACCGAGGGGGCCGAGGTGGTGGTGATCTGCGCCCAGATCGAATCGGAGCTGATCGAGATGGAGGAGGAGGAGCGGCGCGAATTTCTGGGTGAGTTGGGGATGGAGCAGACCGGTTTGGACCGGATGATTTTCGCCGCCTTCAAACTGTTGGGGCTGCACACCTATTTCACCGCCGGGGTCAAGGAGGTCCGCGCCTGGACCGTCCCGGTCGGCGCCACCGCCCCTCAGGCGGCGGGGGTGATCCACACCGACTTCGAGCGGGGCTTCATCCGCGCCGAGGTGACCGGCTACGACGATTTTGTCGCCTGCGGCGGCGAGCAAGGGGCCAAAGAGGCGGGCAAGCTGCGGCTGGAAGGCAAGGAGTACGTCGTGCACGACGGCGACGTGATGCACTTCCGCTTCAACGTTTAA
- a CDS encoding peptide chain release factor 2 yields the protein MHGGIFDEPNKRFRLDELNAQSEDPSFWNDGVKAQGLMRERTSIETDLKQIDEIQAIFDDLETMIEFEDDEMADEAKGLVAQAEAIFDKLEFKRMLGEPEDALNAYVDIHAGAGGTESQDWAEMLLRMYLRWGDKKGFKTDLIEVSAGEEAGIKSATIHIQGEYAFGYLKSETGIHRLVRISPFDSQARRHTSFSSVYVYPEVDENIEIEILDKDLRIDTYRASGAGGQHVNKTDSAVRITHMPTNIVVACQTERSQHQNRDTAFKMLRARLYEHELEKRREKEAEAEANKSDIGWGHQIRSYVLHPYQMVKDLRTGVEKGNAQGVLDGDLDDYMEAALKWKAGAKRVE from the coding sequence ATGCACGGGGGTATCTTTGACGAGCCGAACAAGCGGTTCCGTCTCGATGAGCTCAACGCCCAATCGGAGGATCCCTCCTTCTGGAACGATGGGGTCAAAGCCCAGGGGCTGATGCGCGAGCGCACCTCGATTGAGACCGATCTGAAACAGATCGACGAGATTCAGGCGATCTTCGACGACCTCGAAACCATGATCGAATTCGAGGACGACGAGATGGCCGACGAGGCCAAGGGGCTGGTTGCCCAGGCCGAGGCGATCTTCGACAAACTCGAATTCAAGCGGATGCTCGGCGAGCCCGAGGATGCCCTGAACGCCTACGTCGACATCCATGCCGGGGCGGGTGGCACCGAATCCCAGGATTGGGCCGAGATGTTGCTGCGCATGTACCTGCGCTGGGGCGACAAGAAGGGGTTCAAGACCGATCTGATCGAGGTCTCGGCGGGGGAAGAGGCGGGGATCAAGTCGGCGACGATCCACATTCAGGGGGAGTACGCCTTCGGCTATTTGAAGAGCGAGACCGGCATTCACCGGCTGGTGCGGATCTCCCCCTTCGATTCCCAGGCGCGGCGCCACACCTCGTTTTCGTCGGTGTATGTCTACCCCGAGGTCGACGAGAACATCGAGATCGAAATCCTCGACAAGGATCTACGCATCGACACCTACCGCGCCTCCGGGGCGGGCGGGCAGCACGTCAACAAAACCGACTCGGCGGTGCGGATTACCCACATGCCGACCAACATCGTCGTCGCCTGCCAGACCGAACGCTCCCAGCATCAAAACCGCGACACCGCTTTCAAAATGCTGCGGGCCCGGCTGTACGAGCACGAGCTTGAAAAACGGCGCGAAAAAGAGGCGGAGGCCGAGGCCAACAAGAGCGACATCGGTTGGGGCCACCAGATTCGTTCCTACGTGCTGCACCCCTACCAGATGGTCAAGGATCTGCGCACCGGGGTCGAAAAGGGCAACGCCCAGGGGGTGCTCGACGGCGACCTGGACGACTACATGGAGGCGGCCCTCAAGTGGAAGGCGGGGGCCAAGCGGGTGGAGTGA
- a CDS encoding Pathogenicity locus: MTETSRRLQQLPGVGPSLAQDLIDLGYTTVEGLRGEDPEVMYQRLMALRGGPIDRCVLYVFRGAVYFAGTPPAAREPDKLKWWHWKEGR, from the coding sequence GTGACCGAGACCTCGCGGCGGTTGCAACAGCTCCCCGGCGTCGGCCCCAGCCTGGCCCAAGACCTGATCGATCTGGGCTACACCACGGTGGAGGGGCTGCGCGGGGAGGATCCCGAGGTTATGTACCAACGCTTGATGGCGCTGCGGGGCGGCCCCATCGACCGCTGTGTCCTCTACGTTTTTCGCGGCGCGGTCTATTTTGCAGGCACCCCGCCTGCTGCCAGAGAACCGGACAAACTCAAGTGGTGGCATTGGAAGGAGGGCCGATGA
- a CDS encoding tRNA (N6-threonylcarbamoyladenosine(37)-N6)-methyltransferase TrmO has product MTPAAWTLHPIGAIRSPWKTKEQCPIQGAALQQALGSVELDPALEPGLTDIEGFSHLMLLYRFDRAGAIELVRPTFLDDRPHGIFASRHPCRPNGIGLSIVELVGREGTVLSVRGIDVLDATPLLDIKPYIPRFDLFPQASNGWVEDKGWRDKPVGRE; this is encoded by the coding sequence ATGACCCCCGCTGCCTGGACACTCCACCCCATCGGCGCCATCCGCTCCCCCTGGAAAACCAAAGAGCAGTGCCCAATTCAGGGGGCGGCGCTGCAACAGGCGCTCGGCAGCGTCGAACTCGACCCCGCCTTAGAACCGGGGCTGACCGACATCGAGGGCTTCAGCCATCTGATGCTGCTCTACCGCTTCGACCGGGCGGGGGCAATCGAGCTGGTGCGCCCCACCTTCCTCGACGATCGCCCCCACGGCATCTTCGCCTCGCGCCACCCCTGCCGCCCCAACGGCATCGGGCTGTCCATCGTCGAGCTGGTCGGGCGGGAGGGGACGGTGCTTTCGGTGCGGGGGATCGACGTGCTCGACGCCACGCCCCTGCTCGACATCAAGCCCTACATCCCCCGCTTCGATCTCTTCCCCCAGGCGAGCAACGGCTGGGTCGAAGACAAGGGATGGCGGGATAAACCAGTCGGCCGGGAATAA
- a CDS encoding tRNA (N6-threonylcarbamoyladenosine(37)-N6)-methyltransferase TrmO, translated as MTLTPIGLVESPYRERFGVPRQGTLDGAGRGRIVLNPGANFEQALQGVAGFDMLWVIYGFHLNSGWNPMVTPTRGPKVKRGLFATRAPHRPNPIGLTAVKILGIQGRTIEVEGLDILDGSPVYDLKPYIPYADAFPAARSGWLDELPEGPTGPDRPS; from the coding sequence TTGACTCTGACCCCCATCGGCCTTGTCGAGAGTCCCTATCGGGAGCGCTTCGGCGTCCCCCGCCAGGGGACTTTGGATGGGGCGGGACGGGGGCGGATTGTTTTGAATCCCGGCGCCAACTTTGAGCAGGCACTGCAAGGGGTTGCGGGGTTCGACATGCTCTGGGTGATTTACGGCTTCCACCTCAATTCGGGTTGGAACCCCATGGTCACCCCTACCCGGGGGCCGAAGGTTAAACGGGGGCTCTTCGCCACCCGTGCCCCCCACCGCCCCAACCCCATCGGGCTGACGGCGGTGAAAATTCTTGGCATTCAGGGCCGTACCATCGAGGTCGAGGGGCTCGACATCCTTGACGGTTCCCCGGTTTACGATCTCAAACCCTACATTCCCTACGCCGACGCTTTCCCCGCCGCCCGCTCCGGCTGGCTTGACGAACTGCCCGAGGGGCCGACCGGTCCCGACCGCCCGAGCTGA
- a CDS encoding cupin, with protein sequence MNLYTDFSQRVVVPPESPDWTASPAPGVHRRMLERDGGEIARATSVVRFDPGAVFPGHVHDAGEEFLVLSGTFADEHGTYPTGTYVRNPPGLPHNPHSEQGCTLLVKLRQFQPGDDARVVIDTAAAQWLPGLDPGLKVLPLHEFQGEHIALVRWAPGTRFKRHVHPGGEEIFVLEGVFADEYGEYPAGTWLRNPPYSAHTPFSREGCLIYVKVGHIPPLQQG encoded by the coding sequence TTGAACCTTTATACCGATTTCAGTCAGCGCGTTGTGGTCCCCCCCGAAAGCCCCGATTGGACCGCCTCCCCCGCGCCGGGGGTGCACCGCCGCATGTTGGAACGTGACGGCGGCGAAATCGCCCGCGCCACCAGTGTGGTTCGTTTCGACCCCGGCGCCGTCTTTCCTGGCCACGTCCACGACGCGGGGGAGGAATTTCTGGTTCTCTCAGGCACCTTCGCCGACGAACACGGCACCTACCCCACCGGCACCTACGTCCGCAATCCCCCCGGCTTGCCCCACAACCCCCATAGCGAGCAAGGGTGCACCCTGCTGGTGAAGCTGCGTCAATTCCAACCGGGGGACGACGCCCGCGTGGTGATCGACACCGCAGCCGCTCAGTGGCTTCCAGGGCTCGATCCGGGGCTTAAGGTGTTGCCGCTGCACGAGTTTCAGGGGGAGCACATCGCCCTGGTACGCTGGGCGCCCGGTACCCGTTTTAAACGCCACGTCCACCCCGGCGGGGAGGAAATCTTCGTGCTCGAAGGGGTGTTTGCCGACGAATACGGCGAGTACCCCGCCGGAACCTGGCTGCGTAATCCCCCCTACAGCGCGCATACCCCCTTCAGCCGCGAGGGGTGTCTGATCTACGTCAAGGTGGGGCACATCCCCCCCCTGCAACAGGGGTAA